DNA sequence from the Ochotona princeps isolate mOchPri1 chromosome 5, mOchPri1.hap1, whole genome shotgun sequence genome:
TTCTAAGTGGGATAGAAATATGTAAATGATTGACTGCAGCTCACCTACATGATAGGCAAACTTGGTATCATTCAGTGGAGCTGATGAAATCAAagcatgttattttatttatttatttttaattggcatgggattctggtgtaaaGGCCACAGTTTGTGTGTGTTAGTTTGAATCCCACAACCCATTTGGtgaacaaaattaattttaaccgGAAACCCCAACCCTGTaacaattttgtttgttttctgtaggGGCCCTAGTAAAAACAGATGAGCAAGAAGTAATCAACTTTTTGTTGACAACGGAAATTATCCCTTTGTGTTTGCGCATTATGGAATCTGGAAGTGAACTCTCTAAAACGGTATGTGCTTTACTTAGAGTCTCCATTGTGTTGAGTCTCAAGCTGCTCTTTTGTGGTTGCAGCATCATTTTGTGCCTCTCTAGAGTTTTGAATCTTGTGTGAATGTATTTTATCTCTTGAACATAAATTGTTATAAACTGATCGTTTAAACACCCCAGATGATTCCAAAGGATATCAAGTTAAACACTAAAAATGTATTCCTTTCCTATTTAAACCACTTCTCATTCCACAGGCACAATATAAGTGTAGAATTCcaaagggtttttttgttttgttttgtttaataaggTTCATGCACTTGAGCTTCTGTTTACTGTGCACTTTAACCTTGAACACTACTAGCTGCTAAATTCTTACTTCATTTACCCTGTCAGCTCTGTGGGCTTCTCATAGAAAATATTGCATTGAAGGGCCCGGCacggaggcctagcagctaaagtccttaccttgaacccagcaggatcccatatggcgccagttctaatcccagttgctccacttcccatccagttccctgcccatggcctgggaaagcagtagaggatggcacaaagccttggaaccctgcacctacatgggagacccagaagagctcctggctcctggctttggattggcatagctccagccgttgcagtcacttggggagtgaaccatcgatgaaagatcttctctgtctctccttctctctgtatatctgactttgcaataaaaaataaaaagatctttctaaaaaatactgCATTGAAAACTTAGTCACCCTGATTTTTCCTCTTGTAGGTGAATTTGTCTTTCTAAAGTAGCTCTTCTGTGTGTTTCTTGTtgttgaatattttaaagatttgtttatttttattgtaaaggcagatcagatttatagagaggatagacagaaagatctatccactgattcactccccaagtggccagagctgagcagatccaaagccaggaaccaggagcttctttcaagtctcccatgtggatgcatggtcccaagggtttgggccatcctccactgttttcccaagccacaagcaggaaactagatggggaagtagagcagccagtattaaaactggtacccatgtgggatccccagtgcatgcaaggtgagaactttattcagcaggctattgcactgggcccacattgAAATGATTTTAACTTGGCATTGAGTATTTTATGTGGTGGGTTCTGTGGCATAGGAAGCTAAGTTTTCCACCTATCGTGCCCgaaccccatatgagcactgattcgtgtcctggctgctccactgctgatctacCTTCTacttatgggaaagcagtggaggatggctccagtcttTAGGCTTTTGTACCTCCTTGGCAATCTGAAGGAGGCTGTTGGCTCAACTCAGCCTCAGTGATTACAGTAAtccagggagtaaaccaatggatggaagatctctctgtgtctgtttttctctctcccctccctcccttctctgtaactgtttttcagataaataagttttttttttaatatgcaatAGATATATACTGTAAAAATTTCAAATAGTACCAACATGTATACAACTTTAAAAATGCCTCTTCATACCCTAGTCTCAGTGGTAACCCACTGTTACTACTTTTTAGTGTCCTTCTAAAACTAGTCTGTGTTGTTTAATCTCAGATTATAGCTAGTTTTATttaggatttattattattaattagagcaagctcccatctgctgattcattccccaaatacccataaAGGCCAGAGCTAtgtcagagcaaagccaggagccgaaaactcagtctgggttttctGAAGGCCTCGCAGAAGCCTGACCACTTCATCCCTCATCTGCTGCCGGGCAGGGGACTTACTAGCAGGAAGTCACAGTCTGGAGCACAACTACAACTTAACCTAGGTACTGATGTGGTGTGCAGGtgtctttaactgctaggccaaaccaCTCACTCCCAATTTAACTTTATATTCAGTCTCCCCCCCCGTTAGTTTCTGCTGTTATGACTATATCTCTTTTATgaaatttttctccctttttaaatgttttctgaatTCAAATTTCAGTTTCTTTGAATGTGTTGATAATTATCATTTGTTCCCTCTTCTTGGGATTTGTCTGCACAGTTTTCTATATgtagcatttttgtttgttttgaggattGCTATTCGAGCTGGGGAATACCTGGCTTCTGGGCCGTATAAGGCCCACAAATCATGGAGCATGACCCTAACAAGGCAACCACAGGGAAGACTTGAAACTCAGTAGATTTACAAAGTTGACAGTTTTATGTGGCCTGCAAATATtgttataaatatctaaatgGCCAAAACCCGAGATATATGGAACTGAAGTTATTCATTAACAGATGAGTaagtaaagtgtgtgtgtgtgtgtgtgtgtgtgtgtgtgtgtgtgttagaaaagaatgaaattctgtcatttactGCAAAATGGTTACAATTGGGGACATGATCTTGAATGAAATAAGGCAGATATAAATACACAGATGTTACATGTTCTCCCGATAtagaaagctaaaaaaaaaaaaatagaaatgcccGAGAATGTCTGAGTGTCAGTCTTGCTGCAAATAAAAGTGGGGCTTAACTTTAgagttttaagatttttgtttcgattttgtgtgtgttgtttatttttagcttttaaaagtttttaaattcatctatttatttatacatatttgaaaagcttAGGAACAGAAGGAGaagtcttctgtctcctggttcagtcCCCGAATATCCACAACAGTCAGTATGGGCTAGGCCAGACTGGAGCCGttaactccatccaagtctcattggtatggcagggacccaagtatttgagccatcacctaaaTCCTCCCACAAAGTGCagaggcagaacttgaacccagacacttcaGTATAGGATGCAGGAGTCCCCAAGAAGagacttaacccactatgctcactgtcctgcagcagtggacttggtgcacagagccaataataacactgtggactactgactgatggtcaaaagctgaactttattagtggcatcaaactttatacactgagtgtcatataggataagggaggaggtatggAGCTTATCAACAAagcccatcaactgtttctatacttttgtttggaactcttttgttttgtatattccaagtgttctcattcacatgctgtccactcaactgttttcatacaaatgatatccatttaacTGTAGGAATGGTAcccactcagttgttctcatacaaatattatcctttcagttgtaatcctgtgcttgctgacctagggtcacaatgtccctTTACGCTATACCCCAACATTAACCCCTTTGTGGCTTCATCTTATTCTGTTTTGGCcttctgggaaatgaacaagtgaatggaagagctctttatCTCTCCATCTGTGTAAATCGGCCctccaaaaataaatgaatttataaattttttttaaataaaagattttccaTATATAAACAGAATACTAAATCTTACATCATAATTGGCTATTCTCTGTTATTGAATGTGCTAAAATATATTCTTCAAGCTCTGAGTTTTCAAAACTTATTTCAAATATTCAGAGGGTTTTGTATTACCTGGAGAACAAATGTTCTTAACCTGAGTTCCTTGAATTAGTTTCTTGGTGGCATTTTTCTGAGCATTGAGTTTATAGCTCTCTTTAGATGCCTAAAGGAATGTGTGAGTTCCTTGTCTGATAATAAACAAGAATCTGTCCTTCTCTTCATTAATTCTGATCTCTTAATTACACATTCAAAGGCATTTCTGATTTTGACAGtcacttttttcttattttgaagttacaaagaaagggaaaaacagaaatctttctgctgattcacacccctgATGACCACACCCTACAACAGCTTTTAACCTCTTGCTACATTTCATTTATCAGGCAGGGTGGGATTCATTGTGGAGAGTGGTTTTGgctttggtgtttgttttttgggggagtGGTGGTTTAAGCCTCCAGAGGAAGCTCAGTTGTTGGTAGCATTGAAGTTGTTGCTCTAGGGTATAGCTTTGTTTGTGCCTAAGAATATTAAGATATTCTGTATTGGGcctggcaacgtggcctagtggctaaagtcctcgccttgaacgcccaggatcccatatgggcaccagttctaatcccggaagctccacttctcatccagctccctgcttgtggcctgggaaagcagtggaggacggcccaaagccttgggaccctgcacccgcgtgggagacccggaggaggttccaggttcctggcttcggatcggcgtgcaccggccgttgcactcacttggggagtgaatcatcggacggaagatcttcctctctgtctctcctcctctgtgtatatctgactttgtaataaaaataaatctttaaaaaaaaaaagatattctgtATTCATAGATAGGAGAGCTTCTGTAACCAATTTTTACGAGCATTTGAGCACCTAACATCCTCATATGCCACTTTTGGAAATTTGAAATCATAAGATGCTCTGTTTCTTTTCAGTGCTTCTACCACTAGAAATACTAAGGACATAATAGTTAATGTGTAAATCTATAGCTATAATAACGTGTATCCatcctacacctatgtgggagacctggatgaaattgtAGGTTTCAGcttgttccagccctggctgtttcaggcatttagagagtataccagcagatggaaggtttctctgtgccactctacctttcacgtagatgaaaataaattaaaaataaaaaggatgtgaacacaaaattcttttttaaaatgagtatatatatatttgagtgaTAAATTGTGTATAATGTACTAAAGTTTCTAACTTGTTCAATTTTCTGATTGATAGTcattcctttcattttgtttccttcagGTTGCCACATTTATCCTCCAGAAGATTCTCTTGGATGACACTGGGTTGGCTTACATATGTCAGACTTATGAGCGGTTCTCCCATGTTGCCATGATCTTGGTGAGTTCTTTCATTCTTCCCTTTTGCAACTACATCTGACCATAAAACTTAATCCCTTTGTAACTGGCAGTAAACAGCCTCACCTCAGTTTTCTAACTAGAAATAACAGTCTGGAACCTTGTGGAATGACTCTCAGACTGTCTGATCTGATGTCAATTCACattgtttttgtgtattttttcctaTCCCTCCCCATATTGGGGGGAAACAGGGTAAAATGGTCCTGCAGCTGTCCAAAGAGCCTTCTGCCCGTCTGCTGAAGCATGTAGTAAGATGTTATCTTCGTCTCTCAGATAACCCCAGGTAAACATTTATAGGATTTGTAGAAGTTCTTAGGGAAATATTCTGTTGAGTGGTATTCCCTTCTCCTGGTGTAGCTTCTGCATCTTTAGGACAGGGAAATTATAAAGCTATAGTTTATCTAGGACAGAACTTaagttccttttaaaatatgaagtacTAAGTTTAAAAATCCATCAGACTTGTATCTTGCACTCTAACTTTGTATGCTACTCTAAAATTCCAGAGTCCAGACAATTTCAAGGGAAACCTTCAAATGTATTACTCCTGTGGTTTCAGCTTTCTATTGTAACTCCACTTGATCAGAAAGAGAGGTATACTTTCAAAGATCTCTTAGAAAGAAACACAACCCAGAggacttttaaaattgtttctaatTCTCTCCTTGATTCCTGTAAGTCTTTGGAGCTAATTGTTTTCCTGTGTTCATAAACTTTCTGCCAGAAAGCATACATTGTAGATATAATGCACTTTAGAAATGTTTGACCTTTTGCTTGCAAATCTATAATTTATGCTGAAAGCCACTTGCTCAGATTCTGCTAAACCACATTGTGAAGTAATTTCTGTATTCCTAGGAAAAGGGATAACTTGATTGAATGTGAACACACTCTCCCATCACTGAGGTTATATAAGCCCCGCCTGCTTTTTAAccattttgttctgttcttcaGTAGTTCCTGTGTTCACCAAACCTGAAGATGTATTTAAAATTCTACTTGTGCAATGAAAACAAATCGGAGTACAAAAGCTATATAATTGTGTGTAGAATAACCCTATAAGTAGACTTTTAAATAGTTAACATTTGCCTTTTTTAGATTTTCAGATTTGACTTTCTGCTGGtcatcttttcaaagaaaatgaaacatttaaaagttCATCTGATAATGCTGTTACCATAGTTAATGTTTTTATTGCGTATCTCATTAAGGTTTTAAAATAGGAGACAAGAATTTTCTGTGATAATAATAATTGTTAATTTAGCATAGAATTTTTCATATTATAAGTGAGGTCCTATCCCCTGTTACTGTGCTGATTTTTGAACTCTTTCATTTACTATGACCCATATATTTCTAACATAAGTATTTTATCAACATTTACTGTAATAAATCAGAAAGCAGTTTGAATCGAAGTCAACTGTTGCATATCTTATTCCATTTTGCTTTTGCTTGATATTCTATGTTGGGGGTATTATTTTAAGAATTCTTACAGGTACAAATCTTGAAGATGTCTGAGCGTCTTTATAATAGAAATGTTAGAGAATTTTAAAGCACTCCTTAATGTAACTTGACAGAACCATAGATTCCCAGGATACTGTATATATCTAAGAAGGGGGTTTTTCCTTCTCCCCAAAATGTGGGTTGATGTGTTGGTCTCCCTGGTTGGTCTGTTTGTTTCTGATGTAGGGCACGTGAAGCACTCAGGCAGTGCCTCCCTGACCAGCTGAAGGATACAACCTTCGCCCAGGTGCTAAAAGATGACACCACCACGAAACGCTGGCTTGCACAACTGGTGAAGAACCTGCAAGAGGGCCAAGTCACCGATCCCCGGGGTATTCCCCTACCCCCTCAGTGATCCTCCCCTGTCCCCTTCCACTACTCCCCAAGTTGGGGAACGGAGGGACAGCCACGAGGAAAACAGCTCAGGTTTTCTCGCCGACCGGTAATAGACAACCTCAATGCTGAACCGCACTGGAGAGAGGGGCACGGTCCCCCTGCTGAGGTGTATGGGCTGCCATCTCAGGCTGTCTTGAGGACCTGGGCCCCTCAGCTACGCCCAGGAAGTGGGCTCCTGACACAGCAGTCTGCCACCACAGCCCCAGGAGGGTGTCAACACCAGCAAATGCTGTGTTTGCAGCATGCCCAAGATGACCCTTCTCCTCACCCTTACCTAGCCGAGGGACAGGAGACTGGTGGCAGCAGCGGCACTCTAGGCATGGTGAATGCCTGGGACCAAGCCACGGGGCGTTTTGTTTTGCCTTCCTGGAAGACTCAAGATGTGTCTCTTCATTCTCTAtttgtttactttgttttattttattttgttttgtttttaatctcagaGAGAGGTGTTTTTAATGGGCATAAGCTGTAAAATTCAGCTAAACTTTGTCAATTGGCACTGTTTACAAGACTGTTAGCTGCATAAGCTCAATAAAAAGTTGGTCTGGGCATTACATCCCCTCTGACAGGCCAATAATGCATTGAGCAGTTGGGAGGAGTGGATGGCAGGGGCAAGTTGTAAAGCCAAAGGACAGCAGGCCCCACCGCCTGctccccttccttctcttgcTTCTCCCCCAGGCCTGGATCCCACGGACCTCACCCGGCTTTCTGGCTTTAGCTGCTAGCTTTTCCAAATTAGTACTTTTTCTTTTGCCACTTGCTCATATTAGGTTTAAAATGGGTGTCTTGATTCTTTAGGCCGTCCTGTACTGGGCAAGAGGGGTGGCGGCGGCCCTCACTATCAGTCCAAGTCTTCAAAGATGTCTTTTGGGTGACTTTTAAAAGGGAGGTGCCTGGGATTTACAATTATAGGCAACTTGATCCCACTCTGAGTGTGCATTTCAGTAGCTCCATCTATCTTCATGATTGTATTTGCAACAGTATTAACTAAATGAGTTCATTTTATTCAGATTTAAGATGGAGGGCTGGACTCAACTCACTCagtttggccttttttttttttttttttttttttttgatatatttGTCTTGTGATTTTTGCGAACTACAGGGTTGCCACTAAAATTTTTCACTGGTTCATGTTGTGCCAGAGAATTCCCTTTCTATGGAGCTTTAGGTAGCTCTGGTCACAATCCACAGACTTGAACCTGTAACATAATCTGCCTTGCTGTCCCCCAGTTCTCGCTCCTGCTagtacttctctttctctctgtctctctctctctctctctctctcatcccatcTCCAAAGATGGGTCGCTAATCCAGCTCTAGAAAGAGCTGTCCACATGTTACACAATTGCAAGTGTCTGAACAATTTTGGGAGAGTGTCCAGCGCAGGCTCAGAAACCTTTGCAGAGGCAGTTTTGCCAACACAAGGGCTCTTTCAAGCCGACTTTCACAAAAGGAGCCGGCCCTGTTTGTTGGCTTCTGTCTCTTTAGAGCCAAGAAACCAGTCCTTCAAGAACCTAGATGCAGCAAGGGCAGAATAAGCACTTACTCCCCTGCCTTCCAAAAATGAAATCAGGCCAGCTctcagcagcctgcagaggaagAATCTAGGCGAAAGGGAAGAAGAGCACAGCGTAGCCATCCTGACTCCCTTCACCGCAGTCTGTGATCTGGAGAGTCCAACTAGTGTAACCCTGATTTTTGACAGCTACCTTCCTGCtgcttttgtctgtttttcagATCAGCCAAAGTTTTCTTGTCCTCCTTCCACTTAGGAAGCAACTGAGGCCCAGGGCCTTGCTCCCTGAGAaacttctctctccatctctcggTGCATTGGCCATGTGCCTGTGCCAATAGTGTCTTAACTCTTGTCCCATCTATGCTCAGCTGGCCTCAGAACCTATTGATGagttggtggggggtggggtggaatgAGTGTTACTCCTTGTAGTTGACCTTGATGTTGTATTATATGAAGAAACCCCTCTccttattttgtgtttttcatcCCTCGCACACCCTCAACAGGATTGAAATAAAAacttgcttctttgttttttgtaaaaaaaaaaaaaaaaaaaaaagttcttcttCAGCTGGAGATTTTTTTGTGTCACAGAGATTTCTAGTTATTTCAGTCCAATGAACTTGTCTCACTCACACGTGCGGCCCGTGCTGCTAAGAGGGCAGTGATGGTTCTTTTGCAGGCTGATCTTTTGAGAAATACTAGCTGTGTGTGAAGCTGCTGGGGAGGCTAAAGTAGTTCCC
Encoded proteins:
- the CNOT9 gene encoding CCR4-NOT transcription complex subunit 9 isoform X4, whose product is MLWHSFGTIAALLQEIVNIYPSINPPTLTAHQSNRVCNALALLQCVASHPETRSAFLAAHIPLFLYPFLHTVSKTRPFEYLRLTSLGVIGALVKTDEQEVINFLLTTEIIPLCLRIMESGSELSKTVATFILQKILLDDTGLAYICQTYERFSHVAMILGKMVLQLSKEPSARLLKHVVRCYLRLSDNPRAREALRQCLPDQLKDTTFAQVLKDDTTTKRWLAQLVKNLQEGQVTDPRGIPLPPQ
- the CNOT9 gene encoding CCR4-NOT transcription complex subunit 9 isoform X1, whose protein sequence is MHSLATAAPVPTALAQVDREKIYQWINELSSPETRENALLELSKKRESVPDLAPMLWHSFGTIAALLQEIVNIYPSINPPTLTAHQSNRVCNALALLQCVASHPETRSAFLAAHIPLFLYPFLHTVSKTRPFEYLRLTSLGVIGALVKTDEQEVINFLLTTEIIPLCLRIMESGSELSKTVATFILQKILLDDTGLAYICQTYERFSHVAMILGKMVLQLSKEPSARLLKHVVRCYLRLSDNPRAREALRQCLPDQLKDTTFAQVLKDDTTTKRWLAQLVKNLQEGQVTDPRGIPLPPQ